A section of the Drosophila sechellia strain sech25 chromosome 3L, ASM438219v1, whole genome shotgun sequence genome encodes:
- the LOC6604868 gene encoding isocitrate dehydrogenase [NADP] cytoplasmic isoform X2: MFALRRTAAMMTSVHRQPHLSQAVFRANFAISAADPKTHKISMDNERMFAVSEMAQKIKAGPVVDVLGDEMTRIIWDSIKDKLILPFLDIELHTYDLGIEHRDQTEDQVTIDCAEAIKKYNVGIKCATITPDEKRVEEFNLKKMWKSPNGTIRNILGGTVFREAIICKNVPRLVSGWQKPIVIGRHAHADQYKAVDYVVPGPGKLTLTWKGADGQVIDEVINDFKGPGIALGMFNTDDSIVDFAHASFKFALDRKLPLYMSTKNTILKKYDGRFKDIFEDLYNKQYKKEYEAAGIWYEHRLIDDMVAYAMKSEGGFVWACKNYDGDVQSDSVAQGYGSLGLMTSVLLCPDGKTVEAEAAHGTVTRHFRFYQQGKETSTNPIASIFAWTRGLLHRAKLDNNEPLKQFAETLEQVCIDTIESGAMTKDLAICIKGSISAVSRKDYQETFEFINTLAKNLETALTKNAVSAK, encoded by the exons ATGTTCGCCCTGCGCCGCACAGCCGCAATGATGACGTCGGTCCACCGGCAGCCGCATCTCAGCCAGGCCGTTTTCCGGGCTAATTTCGCTATCAGCGCCGCG GACCCCAAAACCCACAAGATATCCATGGATAATGAAAGGATGTTCGCCGTGAGCGAG ATGGCACAAAAGATCAAAGCCGGACCCGTTGTGGATGTCCTCGGTGACGAGATGACCCGCATCATCTGGGACTCCATTAAGGACAAACTGATTCTGCCCTTCTTGGACATTGAGCTTCATACCTACGATCTGGGTATTGAGCACCGTGATCAGACCGAGGACCAGGTCACCATTGACTGTGCTGAGGCCATCAAGAAGTACAACGTGGGCATCAAGTGCGCCACTATCACTCCCGACGAGAAGCGCGTGGAGGAGTTCAACCTGAAGAAGATGTGGAAGTCGCCCAACGGCACCATCCGTAACATCCTGGGAGGCACCGTCTTCCGTGAGGCAATCATTTGCAAGAACGTGCCCCGTCTGGTGAGTGGCTGGCAGAAGCCCATCGTGATCGGTCGCCATGCCCACGCCGATCAGTACAAGGCTGTCGACTACGTGGTTCCCGGACCCGGAAAGCTGACCCTCACCTGGAAGGGTGCCGACGGTCAGGTCATCGATGAGGTGATCAATGACTTCAAGGGCCCTGGTATTGCCCTGGGTATGTTCAACACGGACGATTCCATTGTGGACTTTGCCCACGCCTCTTTCAAATTTGCTCTGGACCGCAAGCTGCCGCTGTACATGAGCACCAAGAACACCATTCTGAAGAAGTACGATGGTCGCTTCAAGGACATCTTCGAGGACCTGTACAACAAGCAGTACAAGAAGGAGTACGAGGCGGCGGGCATCTGGTATGAGCACCGCCTCATCGACGACATGGTTGCTTATGCCATGAAGTCGGAGGGTGGCTTCGTGTGGGCCTGCAAGAACTACGACGGTGATGTGCAGTCGGACTCCGTTGCCCAGGGCTACGGATCTCTGGGTCTGATGACCTCCGTGCTGCTATGCCCCGATGGCAAGACCGTGGAGGCTGAAGCCGCTCACGGAACGGTGACGCGTCACTTCCGCTTCTACCAGCAGGGCAAGGAGACCTCCACCAACCCCATTGCCTCGATATTCGCCTGGACCCGTGGCCTGTTGCACCGTGCCAAGCTGGACAACAACGAGCCACTGAAGCAGTTCGCCGAGACCCTGGAGCAGGTGTGCATCGACACAATTGAGAGCGGCGCCATGACCAAGGATCTGGCCATCTGCATCAAGGGCAGCATTAGCGCCGTGTCTCGCAAGGACTACCAGGAGACTTTTGAGTTCATTAACACGCTGGCCAAGAACCTGGAGACTGCCCTGACCAAGAATGCCGTTTCCGCCAAGTGA
- the LOC6604868 gene encoding isocitrate dehydrogenase [NADP] cytoplasmic isoform X4, which translates to MAQKIKAGPVVDVLGDEMTRIIWDSIKDKLILPFLDIELHTYDLGIEHRDQTEDQVTIDCAEAIKKYNVGIKCATITPDEKRVEEFNLKKMWKSPNGTIRNILGGTVFREAIICKNVPRLVSGWQKPIVIGRHAHADQYKAVDYVVPGPGKLTLTWKGADGQVIDEVINDFKGPGIALGMFNTDDSIVDFAHASFKFALDRKLPLYMSTKNTILKKYDGRFKDIFEDLYNKQYKKEYEAAGIWYEHRLIDDMVAYAMKSEGGFVWACKNYDGDVQSDSVAQGYGSLGLMTSVLLCPDGKTVEAEAAHGTVTRHFRFYQQGKETSTNPIASIFAWTRGLLHRAKLDNNEPLKQFAETLEQVCIDTIESGAMTKDLAICIKGSISAVSRKDYQETFEFINTLAKNLETALTKNAVSAK; encoded by the coding sequence ATGGCACAAAAGATCAAAGCCGGACCCGTTGTGGATGTCCTCGGTGACGAGATGACCCGCATCATCTGGGACTCCATTAAGGACAAACTGATTCTGCCCTTCTTGGACATTGAGCTTCATACCTACGATCTGGGTATTGAGCACCGTGATCAGACCGAGGACCAGGTCACCATTGACTGTGCTGAGGCCATCAAGAAGTACAACGTGGGCATCAAGTGCGCCACTATCACTCCCGACGAGAAGCGCGTGGAGGAGTTCAACCTGAAGAAGATGTGGAAGTCGCCCAACGGCACCATCCGTAACATCCTGGGAGGCACCGTCTTCCGTGAGGCAATCATTTGCAAGAACGTGCCCCGTCTGGTGAGTGGCTGGCAGAAGCCCATCGTGATCGGTCGCCATGCCCACGCCGATCAGTACAAGGCTGTCGACTACGTGGTTCCCGGACCCGGAAAGCTGACCCTCACCTGGAAGGGTGCCGACGGTCAGGTCATCGATGAGGTGATCAATGACTTCAAGGGCCCTGGTATTGCCCTGGGTATGTTCAACACGGACGATTCCATTGTGGACTTTGCCCACGCCTCTTTCAAATTTGCTCTGGACCGCAAGCTGCCGCTGTACATGAGCACCAAGAACACCATTCTGAAGAAGTACGATGGTCGCTTCAAGGACATCTTCGAGGACCTGTACAACAAGCAGTACAAGAAGGAGTACGAGGCGGCGGGCATCTGGTATGAGCACCGCCTCATCGACGACATGGTTGCTTATGCCATGAAGTCGGAGGGTGGCTTCGTGTGGGCCTGCAAGAACTACGACGGTGATGTGCAGTCGGACTCCGTTGCCCAGGGCTACGGATCTCTGGGTCTGATGACCTCCGTGCTGCTATGCCCCGATGGCAAGACCGTGGAGGCTGAAGCCGCTCACGGAACGGTGACGCGTCACTTCCGCTTCTACCAGCAGGGCAAGGAGACCTCCACCAACCCCATTGCCTCGATATTCGCCTGGACCCGTGGCCTGTTGCACCGTGCCAAGCTGGACAACAACGAGCCACTGAAGCAGTTCGCCGAGACCCTGGAGCAGGTGTGCATCGACACAATTGAGAGCGGCGCCATGACCAAGGATCTGGCCATCTGCATCAAGGGCAGCATTAGCGCCGTGTCTCGCAAGGACTACCAGGAGACTTTTGAGTTCATTAACACGCTGGCCAAGAACCTGGAGACTGCCCTGACCAAGAATGCCGTTTCCGCCAAGTGA
- the LOC6604868 gene encoding isocitrate dehydrogenase [NADP] cytoplasmic isoform X1, translated as MFALRRTAAMMTSVHRQPHLSQAVFRANFAISAADPKTHKISMDNERMFAVSEHSSVVCSSEQMAQKIKAGPVVDVLGDEMTRIIWDSIKDKLILPFLDIELHTYDLGIEHRDQTEDQVTIDCAEAIKKYNVGIKCATITPDEKRVEEFNLKKMWKSPNGTIRNILGGTVFREAIICKNVPRLVSGWQKPIVIGRHAHADQYKAVDYVVPGPGKLTLTWKGADGQVIDEVINDFKGPGIALGMFNTDDSIVDFAHASFKFALDRKLPLYMSTKNTILKKYDGRFKDIFEDLYNKQYKKEYEAAGIWYEHRLIDDMVAYAMKSEGGFVWACKNYDGDVQSDSVAQGYGSLGLMTSVLLCPDGKTVEAEAAHGTVTRHFRFYQQGKETSTNPIASIFAWTRGLLHRAKLDNNEPLKQFAETLEQVCIDTIESGAMTKDLAICIKGSISAVSRKDYQETFEFINTLAKNLETALTKNAVSAK; from the exons ATGTTCGCCCTGCGCCGCACAGCCGCAATGATGACGTCGGTCCACCGGCAGCCGCATCTCAGCCAGGCCGTTTTCCGGGCTAATTTCGCTATCAGCGCCGCG GACCCCAAAACCCACAAGATATCCATGGATAATGAAAGGATGTTCGCCGTGAGCGAG CACTCAAGTGTGGTATGCTCTTCCGAACAGATGGCACAAAAGATCAAAGCCGGACCCGTTGTGGATGTCCTCGGTGACGAGATGACCCGCATCATCTGGGACTCCATTAAGGACAAACTGATTCTGCCCTTCTTGGACATTGAGCTTCATACCTACGATCTGGGTATTGAGCACCGTGATCAGACCGAGGACCAGGTCACCATTGACTGTGCTGAGGCCATCAAGAAGTACAACGTGGGCATCAAGTGCGCCACTATCACTCCCGACGAGAAGCGCGTGGAGGAGTTCAACCTGAAGAAGATGTGGAAGTCGCCCAACGGCACCATCCGTAACATCCTGGGAGGCACCGTCTTCCGTGAGGCAATCATTTGCAAGAACGTGCCCCGTCTGGTGAGTGGCTGGCAGAAGCCCATCGTGATCGGTCGCCATGCCCACGCCGATCAGTACAAGGCTGTCGACTACGTGGTTCCCGGACCCGGAAAGCTGACCCTCACCTGGAAGGGTGCCGACGGTCAGGTCATCGATGAGGTGATCAATGACTTCAAGGGCCCTGGTATTGCCCTGGGTATGTTCAACACGGACGATTCCATTGTGGACTTTGCCCACGCCTCTTTCAAATTTGCTCTGGACCGCAAGCTGCCGCTGTACATGAGCACCAAGAACACCATTCTGAAGAAGTACGATGGTCGCTTCAAGGACATCTTCGAGGACCTGTACAACAAGCAGTACAAGAAGGAGTACGAGGCGGCGGGCATCTGGTATGAGCACCGCCTCATCGACGACATGGTTGCTTATGCCATGAAGTCGGAGGGTGGCTTCGTGTGGGCCTGCAAGAACTACGACGGTGATGTGCAGTCGGACTCCGTTGCCCAGGGCTACGGATCTCTGGGTCTGATGACCTCCGTGCTGCTATGCCCCGATGGCAAGACCGTGGAGGCTGAAGCCGCTCACGGAACGGTGACGCGTCACTTCCGCTTCTACCAGCAGGGCAAGGAGACCTCCACCAACCCCATTGCCTCGATATTCGCCTGGACCCGTGGCCTGTTGCACCGTGCCAAGCTGGACAACAACGAGCCACTGAAGCAGTTCGCCGAGACCCTGGAGCAGGTGTGCATCGACACAATTGAGAGCGGCGCCATGACCAAGGATCTGGCCATCTGCATCAAGGGCAGCATTAGCGCCGTGTCTCGCAAGGACTACCAGGAGACTTTTGAGTTCATTAACACGCTGGCCAAGAACCTGGAGACTGCCCTGACCAAGAATGCCGTTTCCGCCAAGTGA
- the LOC6604868 gene encoding isocitrate dehydrogenase [NADP] cytoplasmic isoform X3, protein MFALRRTAAMMTSVHRQPHLSQAVFRANFAISAAMAQKIKAGPVVDVLGDEMTRIIWDSIKDKLILPFLDIELHTYDLGIEHRDQTEDQVTIDCAEAIKKYNVGIKCATITPDEKRVEEFNLKKMWKSPNGTIRNILGGTVFREAIICKNVPRLVSGWQKPIVIGRHAHADQYKAVDYVVPGPGKLTLTWKGADGQVIDEVINDFKGPGIALGMFNTDDSIVDFAHASFKFALDRKLPLYMSTKNTILKKYDGRFKDIFEDLYNKQYKKEYEAAGIWYEHRLIDDMVAYAMKSEGGFVWACKNYDGDVQSDSVAQGYGSLGLMTSVLLCPDGKTVEAEAAHGTVTRHFRFYQQGKETSTNPIASIFAWTRGLLHRAKLDNNEPLKQFAETLEQVCIDTIESGAMTKDLAICIKGSISAVSRKDYQETFEFINTLAKNLETALTKNAVSAK, encoded by the exons ATGTTCGCCCTGCGCCGCACAGCCGCAATGATGACGTCGGTCCACCGGCAGCCGCATCTCAGCCAGGCCGTTTTCCGGGCTAATTTCGCTATCAGCGCCGCG ATGGCACAAAAGATCAAAGCCGGACCCGTTGTGGATGTCCTCGGTGACGAGATGACCCGCATCATCTGGGACTCCATTAAGGACAAACTGATTCTGCCCTTCTTGGACATTGAGCTTCATACCTACGATCTGGGTATTGAGCACCGTGATCAGACCGAGGACCAGGTCACCATTGACTGTGCTGAGGCCATCAAGAAGTACAACGTGGGCATCAAGTGCGCCACTATCACTCCCGACGAGAAGCGCGTGGAGGAGTTCAACCTGAAGAAGATGTGGAAGTCGCCCAACGGCACCATCCGTAACATCCTGGGAGGCACCGTCTTCCGTGAGGCAATCATTTGCAAGAACGTGCCCCGTCTGGTGAGTGGCTGGCAGAAGCCCATCGTGATCGGTCGCCATGCCCACGCCGATCAGTACAAGGCTGTCGACTACGTGGTTCCCGGACCCGGAAAGCTGACCCTCACCTGGAAGGGTGCCGACGGTCAGGTCATCGATGAGGTGATCAATGACTTCAAGGGCCCTGGTATTGCCCTGGGTATGTTCAACACGGACGATTCCATTGTGGACTTTGCCCACGCCTCTTTCAAATTTGCTCTGGACCGCAAGCTGCCGCTGTACATGAGCACCAAGAACACCATTCTGAAGAAGTACGATGGTCGCTTCAAGGACATCTTCGAGGACCTGTACAACAAGCAGTACAAGAAGGAGTACGAGGCGGCGGGCATCTGGTATGAGCACCGCCTCATCGACGACATGGTTGCTTATGCCATGAAGTCGGAGGGTGGCTTCGTGTGGGCCTGCAAGAACTACGACGGTGATGTGCAGTCGGACTCCGTTGCCCAGGGCTACGGATCTCTGGGTCTGATGACCTCCGTGCTGCTATGCCCCGATGGCAAGACCGTGGAGGCTGAAGCCGCTCACGGAACGGTGACGCGTCACTTCCGCTTCTACCAGCAGGGCAAGGAGACCTCCACCAACCCCATTGCCTCGATATTCGCCTGGACCCGTGGCCTGTTGCACCGTGCCAAGCTGGACAACAACGAGCCACTGAAGCAGTTCGCCGAGACCCTGGAGCAGGTGTGCATCGACACAATTGAGAGCGGCGCCATGACCAAGGATCTGGCCATCTGCATCAAGGGCAGCATTAGCGCCGTGTCTCGCAAGGACTACCAGGAGACTTTTGAGTTCATTAACACGCTGGCCAAGAACCTGGAGACTGCCCTGACCAAGAATGCCGTTTCCGCCAAGTGA